A genomic stretch from Lathyrus oleraceus cultivar Zhongwan6 chromosome 2, CAAS_Psat_ZW6_1.0, whole genome shotgun sequence includes:
- the LOC127123897 gene encoding uncharacterized protein LOC127123897 has protein sequence MSRKHDASIKNLETQIGQLSRQIVALPSSSGGFTGNTVDNPKNETCKVVETYFGVVTEKGEVERAQDDEIEKKECGSEKEDGENQGDKEERGVIIDQLIDKNSPWKRTKKKILNLPDYIKPPYPIIQKKLVHEDGTIMFEKFKEVLTQLRALLKGGKQKLNQDQVNMTEKEEIAKPSEVPLKMKDPGEFSITCTIGGLKIPHALCDLGLSINVMSLSKFKELKIREIIQSNMRLTLADSSVTHPLGIV, from the exons ATGAGTAGAAAACATGATGCatcaatcaagaatttggagacACAGATTGGTCAATTATCCAGACAAATAGTTGCTTTGCCAAGCTCAAGTGGAGGATTCACCGGTAACACTGTTGATAATCCTAAAAATGAAACATGCAAGGTTGTGGAGACATATTTTGGGGTAGTTACTGAAAAGGGTGAAGTTGAAAGAGCTCAAGATGATGAAATTGAGAAAAAGGAATGTGGAAGTGAAAAAGAGGATGGTGAAAATCAAGGTGACAAAGAGGAACGAGGAGTCATCATTGATCAACTTATAGATAAAAATTCTCCTTGGAAGAGAACAAAGAAGAAAATCCTGAATTTACCAGATTACATCAAACCACCATATCCCATAATTCAGAAGAAACTGGTACATGAGGATGGGACTATAATGTTTGAAAAATTTAAAGAAGTGTTGACACAACTTCGG GCATTGCTGAAAGGTGGAAAGCAGAAGTTGAATCAAGATCAAGTCAACATGACAGAGAAAGAGGAGATTGCAAAACCGTCAGAAGTACCACTAAAGATGAAGGATCCAGGGGAGTTCAGCATTACTTGCACCATTGGTGGATTGAAAATCCCACATGCTTTATGTGACTTAGGATTGAGCATCAATGTCATGTCACTGAGCAAATTTAAAGAATTGAAGATAAGAGAGATCATACAGAGCAACATGAGACTCACTTTAGCTGATTCATCTGTGACACATCCGCTTGGTATTGTATAA
- the LOC127123898 gene encoding uncharacterized protein LOC127123898, which produces MFNSLRVECEVVVIDLLVVYEFLDAFPEVISDLPPKREVEFSIDLVPDTKTVSMVPYKMPVSELSELKKQLEDFLEKKFVRPIFSNHKSLKYLFDQKELNMRQMRWLAFLKDYDFELSYHPGKANVVADALSMKSLHISMLMEGQKLDLGLLDQFVLINQGKEVDFIVDENGIVKFRDKVYVSELLEIKKIILEEGPKSGLSVHPVATEMYQDLKKTCWRPYRLIESAHFVSIKINYPLQKLVEIYMSEIVKPHGITSNIVSDRDLRFTSRFWESLQEALRTKLKLSSA; this is translated from the exons ATGTTCAATTCATTGAGAGTGGAATGTGAAGTGGTAGTTATTGATCTTCTCGTTGTGTATGAGTTCCTTGATGCTTTTCCTGAGGTTATTAGTGATTTACCTCCAaagcgtgaagtggagttctccATAGATTTAGTACCTGATACTAAAACTGTGTCGATGGTACCGTATAAAATGCCCGTGTCAGAGTTGAGCGAGCTGAAGAAACAATTAGAAGATTTCTTGGAGAAGAAGTTTGTTAGACCTA TTTTCAGCAATCATAAGAGTctgaagtatttgtttgatcagaaggagctgaatatgaggcagatGAGGTGGCTAGCATTTTTAAAGGACTACGATTTTGAGTTGAGTTACCATCCTGGTAAAGCTAATGTGGTAGCAGATGCGTTGAGTATGAAGTCTTTGCATATATCGATGCTAATG GAAGGTCAGAAGTTGGATTTGGGATTGCTTGATCAATTCGTTTTGATTAATCAAGGTAAAGAAGTGGATTTCATAGTAGACGAGAATGGGATTGTGAAGTTTCGAGACAAAGTTTATGTGTCAGAGTTGCTAGAGATTAAGAAGATAATTCTTGAAGAAGGTCCTAAAAGTGGTTTGAGTGTTCATCCCGTAGCCACAGAGATGTATCAAGATCTTAAAAAGACGTGTTGGCGGCCAT ATAGACTGATTGAGTCAGCTCATTTTGTTTCGATAAAGATCAATTACCCATTGCAGAAGCTAGTAGAGATCTATATGAGTGAGATTGTGAAGCCACATGGTATTACCTCGAACATTGTTtcagatagagatctgaggttcacgTCAAGGTTTTGGGAGAGTTTGCAAGAAGCCTTGAGAACCAAGTTGAAGTTGAGTTCTGCTTGA